One genomic window of Quercus lobata isolate SW786 chromosome 9, ValleyOak3.0 Primary Assembly, whole genome shotgun sequence includes the following:
- the LOC115959455 gene encoding 26S proteasome regulatory subunit 8 homolog A-like, translating to MFALWERRVDVTQEDFEMVVAKVHLERKYVVDIDKNIDITNITPSTRVALRNDSYVLHLILQSKVDPLVNLMKVEKVPDSTYDMIGGLDQQIKEIKEVCLVYPFTFCI from the exons ATGTTTGCTCTGTGGGAGAGGAGGGTTGATGTAACACAAGAAGATTTTGAGATGGTAGTGGCAAAG GTTCATCTTGAACGGAAATATGTTGTTGACATTGATAAAAATATCGATATCACCAACATAACTCCATCAACAAGAGTTGCTCTCCGTAATGACAGTTATGTGCTTCATTTAATCTTGCAAAGCAAAGTTGATCCATTGGTCAACCTCATGAAAGTTGAAAAGGTTCCAGATTCCACATATGACATGATTGGCGGTCTTGACCagcaaattaaagagataaaggaGGTTTGCCTCGTGTACCCTTTTACTTTCTGCATTTAA
- the LOC115960002 gene encoding uncharacterized protein LOC115960002 — MSSSQSLKNIDINVYFGGPLYNPEGIDGFPFRGEGIECYYMMLRRKLKTLTDLKRKIMDELKLNPAWYDIKIIYRCPQEVLHERINYGYMAIKEDKHVKMMFNRIQKMPQVNAAELYVSLEASVDNSTEVVQETSTALQFTTLDDGCTTMGGYAMGGYTLSSQDYVANTGGTLYSQETHLEEEDEDEDEDHAANDGENNDDMDQYEERIERGDFENDVDEHEVVPNFEEENMEYHDEGDADDDDIGVQHDTDTTTGYRPPADSFYANTWENMVDPSRLQIPYLCTWQDGMHFCKGLTFANKAAVKRALIIYAAKDNRNFSIQRSSTTELCAACIDDNCKWYVGAYMKPKFNGLWMVTSYVGPHSCIPFGLRRDGRMMDSNFVASEIVGRLRKKHTATVDELWEIIRTKYDHELSYYKVWDAKQKAIAKIFGDWEESYQRLRKLLLAYLDQDSGTQYSYHTIPKPLEGTTLLRYVYWAFAPCIAAFQYCRPVINIDGTHLYGKYKGVLMIAMATDANQKVLPIAFAVVDKESGASWGWFLECLRTSIERVIENKDICIISDRHKGIKCAIREWPRGQGGRERVYHRYCLRHVASNFNTHFNNPTLKALALKAGYATCDAKFVSIMQTIKEAKINLLRGVDPTDRRIIRYMPYTYLMSEDVDKWTQSHDGGRRYGAMTTNISECFNGVLKGARGLPIAAMVEFTYFKLVAYFHNRHKQITSDLSRGKVWSDYAMEIYNKNEQKIAGHTLRNYNHAEGIYQVVTPYNDHRAGGRNHSHDVRIFDRTCGCGKWQNLKIPCSHAIKVLKSLHLDAPSYIDPCYSLNNAILTYSHNFVVPKSESLWTDVRGPRWVPDPRLLRAKGRPTMSRIRNEMDGVRRERGSRREDPELREIQPRQRCRVCHQEGHNRRCCPNSHGASTSGSAMN; from the exons ATGTCAA GTTCACAATCTTTGAAGAATATTGACATAAATGTATACTTCGGTGGACCCCTTTACAATCCTGAAGGGATTGACGGATTCCCATTTAGAGGGGAGGGTATCGAATGCTACTACATGATGTTACGTCGTAAGTTGAAGACGTTGActgatttgaagaggaaaataatggacgaattgaaattgaaccctgcttggtatgacatcaagattatttatcgtTGCCCACAAGAAGTTCTTCATGAACGGATAAATTATGGGTATATGGCGATTAAAGAAGATAAACATGTAAAGATGATGTTTAATAGGATCCAGAAAATGCCCCAAGTAAATGCTGCTGAGTTGTATGTAAGTTTGGAGGCGAGTGTAGACAACAGTACTGAGGTGGTGCAAGAAACATCTACGgctttacaatttacaaccCTAGATGATGGATGCACTACAATGGGAGGGTATGCAATGGGAGGTTATACGCTGTCATCTCAAGATTATGTTGCGAATACTGGTGGAACCCTCTACTCTCAAGAGACACATTTAGAggaggaagacgaagacgaagacgaagatcatgctgcgaatgatggtgaaaataatgatgatatggATCAGTACGAAGAGAGGATTGAGCGAGGTGACTTTGAGAACGATGTGGATGAGCATGAAGTCGTTCCtaattttgaagaggaaaatatggagtaccatgatgaaggtgatgcagatgatgatgatattggtGTCCAGCATGATACAGATACGACCACTGGCTACAGACCTCCTGCGGACTCATTCTACgcaaatacttgggaaaatatggttgatccttcacGTCTTCAGATACCATATCTTTGTACTTGGCAAGATGGGATgcatttttgtaaagggttgacttttgcaaataaagCTGCGGTGAAGCGTGCATTGATAATATACGCAGCAAAGGATAATAGAAATTTCTCCATCCAAAGGTCGAGCACAACTGAATTGTGCGCCGCATGCATTGACGACAATTGCAAGTGGTACGTTGGGGCATACATGAAGCCTAAATTCAATGGTCTGTGGATGGTCACGTCTTATGTGGGTCCACACAGTTGTATACCCTTTGGGCTGCGAAGAgatggtagaatgatggattctaattttgttgcatCAGAAATTGTGGGAAGATTGCGAAAAAAGCACACTGCTACTGTTGATGAGCTTTGGGAGATCATCCGTACTAAGTATGATCATgagctttcttactataaagtatgggacgcaaaacaaaaggcaattgctaagatttttggggattgggaggagtcttaccaaaggttgcGAAAGTTGTTGTTGGCATACTTGGATCAGGATTCGGGTACCCAGTATAGCTATCACACCATACCTAAGCCATTAGAAGGTACTACGTTACTGCGCTATGTATATTGGGCATTCGCTCCATGCATTGCTGCATTCCAGTATTGCAGGCCAGTGATCAATATTGATGGAACTCATTTATATGGTAAATACAAAGGGGTATTGATGATTGCAATGGCAACCGATGCTAATCAAAAGGTTTTGCCTATCGCCTTTGCTGTTGTGGACAAGGAGTCAGGGGctagttgggggtggtttttaGAGTGTCTCAGGACTTCGATAGAGCGTGTTATTGAAAACAAGGATATTTGCATTATTTCTGACCGACATAAAGGTATCAAATGTGCCATTCGAGAGTGGCCTAGAGGGCAAGGCGGAAGAGAACGGGTATATCATcgatattgccttcgacatgttgctagcaacttcaacacacATTTTAATAACCCGACTCTAAAGGCATTGGCCTTGAAAGCTGGATATGCGACTTGTGATGCTAAATTTGTGTCTATAATGCAAACCATTAAGGAGGCCAAGATTAATTTACTGAGGGGTGTAGACCCTACTGATCGCCGGATTATACGTTATATGCCATACACATATCTAATGAGTGAGGATGTAGACAAATGGACccagtcacatgatggtggaagacgttacggggcaatgacaaccaatatctCTGAGTGCTTTAATGGGGTTCTTAAAGGTGCCCGCGGTTTGCCCATTGCTGCAATGGTTGAGTTCACTTATTTTaaacttgttgcatatttccacaatcgacataaacaaattacttcTGATCTCTCTCGAGGTAAGGTGTGGAGTGATTATGCAATGGAgatctataacaaaaatgagCAGAAAATTGCAGGACACACTCTGAGGAATTATAATCATGCAGAGGGTATATATCAAGTGGTTACCCCGTATAACGACCATAGAGCTGGAGGGAGAAATCACAGTCATGATGTGCGCATATTTGATAGAACCTGTGGTTGTGGAAAGTGGCAAAACTTGaagatcccttgttcacatgcaattaaagttCTTAAAAGTCTGCATCTTGATGCGCCCAGCTATATTGACCCATGTTACAGTCTGAACAATGCCATTCTCACATATTCACATAattttgtggtgccaaagtcAGAGTCATTATGGACAGACGTTCGCGGACCACGGTGGGTGCCTGACCCACGATTGTTGCGGGCCAAAGGTCGTCCTACGATgtcaagaataaggaatgaaatggatgggGTACGGCGAGAACGGGGAAGCCGGAGGGAAGATCCGGAGTTGAGGGAGATTCAACCGAGGCAACGATGTAGAGTGTGTCATCAAGAGGGGCATAACCGTAGATGCTGTCCCAATTCCCATGGGGCTTCGACAAGTGGTAGTGCTATGAACTAG